One Companilactobacillus farciminis KCTC 3681 = DSM 20184 genomic window, CTTAACTTCATGTTCCACACTAGGAGTATTTTCAAAATATTGATTAGCCATAAGTTTATTCCTTCCTTTTTTGGGTAAAAAAAAATCCTCTTACGAGGATTAATTTTAACATAAAGTGTATTACTTCAATGTAACTGTTGCACCAACAGCTTCTAGTTTTGACTTCATGTCGTCAGCGTCAGCCTTAGCAACGCCTTCCTTGATAACCTTAGGAGCACCATCAACAAGGTCCTTTGAGTCCTTCAAGCCAAGTCCTGTGATACCACGAACTTCCTTGATAACCTTAACCTTTTCTTGACCTGCTTCTGTAAGTTCAACGTCAAATGAGTCCTTTTCTGCAGCAGCGTCGCCACCAGCAGCACCGGCAGCAGCAACTGGAGCAGCAGCCTTAACGTCAAATTCTTCTTCAATAGCCTTAACAAGGTCGTTAAGTTCTAGAATTGATGCATCTTTTAAATCATCGATAATCTTTTGTGTATCTAAAGCCATTATTGTATCCTCCAAATATTATGAGTTTTTTTAGTTAATGTAATTAAGCTTCTTGTCCGTCGTCTTCTTTGTCAGCGATTGCCTTAACAACCATAGCAAAGTCGCGTACAGGAGCTTGTAATACAGATACCAACATTGATAGCAAGCCATCTCTGTCTGGTAATGTAGCTAATTCTTGAATTTCGTCAAGAGATGCAGCTTTACCTTCGATGATTCCACCCTTGATTTCAACGGCATCAACATCTTTGGCAAACTTAGCAGCAATCTTAGCAGGTCCAACAGGATCTTCTTCAGAATAAGCGATAGCTGTAGGTCCAACGAAGAACTTCTCTAGACCTTCAACACCAGCTTTTTCAGCTGCACGTCTCAAGATTGTATTCTTAACAACTTGCATAGTAGCATTTTGTTCACGTAATTCAGCACGCATTTCAGTTGCTTGTTCAACTGTTAGACCTAAGTAATCAACAACGATTACTGATTTTGCGCCTGTAAGTTGCTTAGCAATTTCATCTACTTCTGCTTGTTTTTGTGCTAATACTTCTTGCTTCATTATTACGTTTCACCTCCACAATTTTTTAGTTAATCTTCTACAAATTCGGCTAAAAATATAAAATCCCTGTGCCCTAAGGACACAGAGATTAAGTGAAATAATCTTCTGGCCTCGGCAGGATATTAAGACTTTCATCACCTGAGTCTTCGGTAGAAATCAACTATGATAATTTATCATTATTTTGGTAATTAGTCAACACTTATTAAGCGTTGATCTTTAGACCAGGTCCAAATGTAGATGTCATGTTTACACTGACAATATAGTTACCCTTCAATGATGCAGGACGTGCTTTAGCAATTGTACCGTAGAATGAATTGAAGTTTTCTACGATCTTGTTTGTATCAAATGACATCTTACCGATTGGTGCGTGGATAAGACCATTTGGATCTACACGGTATGTAACTTGTCCGGCTTTAATATCATTAACAGCCTTTGTAACATCCATTGTAACTGTACCTGTCTTAGGGTTAGGCATCAAACCTTTAGGTCCAAGAACACGACCTAAACGACCAACTTTGGCCATCATAGGTGGTGTAGCAACAGCAACGTCAAAGTCCAACCAGCCATCTTGAATCTTTTCTACAAGGTCATCTGAACCAACGATATCAGCGCCGGCTGCTTCTGCATCCTTAGCTTGTTGTCCTTCAGCGAAGACGATAACCTTTTGAGTTTTACCTGTACCGTTAGGTAGTACGATAGCACCACGAATTTGTTGATCAGCTTGTTTAGGATCAACATCCAAATTGATAGCAACTTCAACAGTTGCATCGAATTTAGCGTAGTCAACTTTCTTTAATAGTTCTACAGCTTCTTCAGCAGTATAACTTTTGTTTTTATCTACTTGTTTTAATGCTTCTGTATATTTTTTTCCATGCTTAGCCATGCTAAGTTCCTCCTTGCTTTGTGGTCTTACGGGGATTTCCCCTCCCACTTGTTAAGAATGCTTTCACATTCTTTGTAAACTGCTCAATCTAGTCTTTTACTTTACTTCAAAGCCCATACTTCTTGCAGTACCAGCAACCATACGCATTGCAGATTCAACACTAGCAGCGTTTAGGTCTTTCATCTTGGTTTCAGCAATTTCGCGAACTTGGTCTTCAGTAACTGTGGCAACCTTGTTTGTGTTAGGTTCGCCAGAACCCTTTTCAACGCCAGCAGCTTTCTTCAATAGAACTGCAGCTGGTGGTGTCTTAGTAACGAAATCGAATGAACGGTCTTCGTATACTGAGATAACAACAGGGATAATCATACCCTTTTGATCTTGTGTACGTGCATTGAAGTCTTTTGTAAAGGCAACAATGTTAATACCAGCTTGTCCTAGTGCAGGACCAACTGGAGGAGCTGGAGTAGCCTGTCCAGCAGGGATTTGTAATTTTACTACGTTAGCAACTTTTTTAGCCACGGTGCATACCTCCTTGTTCCGTGATGTGGTCATGATGAGAATAAAAATTTTCTCTCCCACATGTATGTGTCAAAAACATACCGTTATATAGTAGCACGGCCTACTAGTCTTTTCAATAACTATTTTTGTTTTTCAACTGATGTGAAATCAAGTTCAGCTGATGTCATACGACCAAACATATCAACGTCAACTTTAAGTTTTCTGTGTTCATCATCGATTTCTGTGATCTTACCAGTTGTATCTGAAAAGGCACCATCAGTGATGTTAACTGTTTCGCCAATTTCAAAGTCAGAAGGTTTATTAGCATTCATACCATATTGTTTCATGATGCTATCAATTTCCTCGGGTAATAGTGGTGCAGGCTTACTACCTGAACCGTGACTGCCGACAAATCCAGTAACGCCTGGTGTATTACGAACGATAAACCATGATTCATCACTCATAACCATTTGTACTAAAACGTAACCAGGGAAAGTTTTTTCCATTTCTTTCTTTTCTTTACCGTTCTTCATTTTTGTTTCTTCTTCTTCAGGAACAACTGCTTGGAAAATGTAATCTTCCATACCCATTGATTGAGCACGTGATTCTAGATTTTCCTTAACTTTATTTTCATATCCTGAATAGGTATGCAAAACATACCATTGTTTTTCGCCAGCTTCAGCCATAATTTCCTCCAAAATTCAAAATAAAAAAACTTCGAACCACAGTCGAAGTTTTTTTCTCATTGCTAATATCATAGCAAATTTTTGACGCTCTTACAATCTATTTACCCATGATAAAGGTTTGTAATAGTTTAATTAGACCCCAATCAACTACGGCAAAGAAGATTGCATACATTAATGATGTAGCGATAACAGTCCATGTATCACGCTTGTTTTCTTTAAATGTAGGCCAAACAACTAATTTCATTTCTTTATTGACACTACCAAAAAATTTAAATAGTTTCATTTGTTCCTCCAGCTTATCTTGTTTCTTTATGTAACGTGTGTTTTCCACAGTGCTTACAGAACTTTTTAACTTCTAGACGCTCTGTGCGGTTTGGGTTCTCGCTGATTGTGTAGTTACGTGAACCACAAACAGTGCAAGCTAATGCGACTTTTCTTAATCCCATGTTTATCTCCAAAATCTATTCTTAATCTTATTAATTGTAAACTCTGGAAGGTTGTTTGTCCATTGCAAACTCATGACAAATCAGAATCATCCCGTTGCAAAATCAGATGTTTCAAGCGATAAATTGCATTTTGAATTTTTTTAGGAGTGCACGATTGTTGCTTGCAAGCTTGATCCATTGTTATCTTGCCTAAAATGAATTGCATCGCCGTTAATTCCAGCTTACTCATCTTTTTAGTCAAAATTTCAACTTGATCTTTTACCTCTATTAAGTAGCGATGACCGTCAATCGGTTGTTGATTCGGATGAATTTCTAGCGGCTCAGTCATCCCATTGATTTTTCTCTTACTCGCATTTTCACGTCTGATCAAATCAATAATTCGTCGTTCAAACTTCATTTTAAAGAAGCTGCCGAATCTTGAACCAGTAGTACCATCAAAAATTTGACAAGTCTCATAACAAGTTATAAAAGCTTCTTGATACCAATCTTCACGGTCAAAGCCAACGATATAGTAATGTTTAGCTAAGTTATCGATCATCGGATGATATTTCTTCACTAGTTTATCTAGGGCTGGTGAATCTCTATCAGTTCTAACCTGTTCAATCCATAGTGACTCTGAGCTATACATTTGGCGTGTTGTTGTGGGAATAATTTTATATTTTTAGAATAACATTGCTATTTCTTGCATTAAAAGAGAACATTTGTTTACAAAAAAAACGAATGAAATTTAATCATTCGTTTAATATAAATTACGCATTTCTTGAAGCAAAAGCTTGATACAACAAAATACCAGTTGCAACTGAAGCATTCAAACTTTGCACGTGTCCAACCATCGGAATATTCAAAGTTTGGTCAGCTTGTTTGAGAACTAATGGTGAAATTCCCTTACCTTCGTTACCAATGATTAGAGCAACTGCTCCTTTGGCATTCCAGTTACGGTAATTGTCACCTTCCATAGCTGTACCAAAGACCCAGACATTTTTCTTCTTCAAGTCTTTGATTGTGTTAACTAAGTTAGTTACGCGGACTACTGGTACGTGTTCAATGGCACCAGTTGAAGTCTTAGCAACCGTTGAAGTGAGTCCTGTTGAACGATGCTTTGGCACAATGATTCCATGCACTCCTACGGCATCGGCTGTACGCATGATTGAACCGAGATTATGAGGATCTTCAATTTTGTCCAAAATCAAAATAAAGGGATCTTCATTTTTCTTCTTGGCATTGTCGAAGATATCTTGCATTTCAGCGTATTGATAAGGGGCAATGTAAGCTGCCATTCCTTGGTGATTGCCGCCTTCACTAATATCATCCAGCTTGTTCTTAGGTACTTCTTGAACGATCAAACGATCACGTTTAGCTAATTTGATAGCTTCCGCGATGTGTTCACTTGAAAGTCCTTTTTGAACTAAGACTTTATTGACACGTTGATCAGCTGTTGAAGACTTCAATAGTTCAATTACTGAATGAACTCCATAAACTAATTCTTTTTCTTCACTGTTATTATTTCTATTCGAATTTCCGGTCATCTGCTGCACCACTTTCTACTTCATTTATACACCACAATGCAAGTTCTTTAACACGTTCTTTGTCTCCAGTAATATCCAAGTAACCAAAGACGGCTTCAAAACCAGTGGACATATGATAAGTGACAACACTTGTATTCTTTGCTTTAGTTTGTTTCTTGGCATTACGCCCGTTCTTGTAAATCCTTACTTCTTGTTCAGTCAAAACATCATTATCGAGCATTAAAGTTATCAATGAAGCTTGAGCTTTCGCTGATACGTAATGTTTGGCTTGGTGTTGTAATTCATTTACTTTGACGATATTTTTGGACAACAAATGTTCACGAATAAATACTTCATAAACTGCATCGCCTAAATAGGCCAAAGTTACACCGTTAAATTTCTTAACATCAGTCATTAATATGCCACCGTGTTCCTTGAGGGGTATCTTCTAAGATTACGCCCATATCTTTTAGTTGGTCACGTAATTTATCACTCGTTGCGAAATCTTTGTCAGCACGAGCTTGATCACGTTGGTCGACCATTTGTTGAATTTCTTCAGAAAGGTCTTGTTGACTATCCAAGTTGATTCCTAGAATGCTTGTCAAATCAGCCATAGCTTTTAGGATAACATTTACAGCATTTTTAGCAACCGTATCTCTTGATGAGTAGTTGTTAGCCAAACTGACCAAATTAAAGATTTCTGTCAAACCATTTTGCACGTTAAAGTCATCATTCATAGCGTTCTTGAAGTCTTCGATAATACTTTGTGTTTGAGAAACAATTTCTTCATCATCAGTGTCTTTGGCATCATCTAATCTGAATTTCAAATTGTTGTAAGCTGTCTTGATTTTATCCAAGTTGTCAGCGGCTTTTTGCAAGTTAGCTTCTGAATATTCGAGCGGACGACGATAATGAGTTGATGAAAGGAAGAAACGCAAAACTTGTGGATTAGTCTTCTTGACTAAATCATGAACTGTGACAAAGTTACCAAGTGACTTACTCATCTTCTCGTTATTTTCGACAGTTACAAAACCGTTGTGCATCCAATAATTGACAAACTTCTTGCCAGTCTTAGCTTCACTTTGGGCAATTTCATTTTCATGGTGTGGGAACTCTAAGTCTTGACCACCACCATGAATATCAAAGGTTTCACCTAAGTACTTAGTTGACATAACTGAACATTCGATGTGCCAACCTGGACGACCCTCACCCCAAGGAGAATCCCATTTGATCTCACCTGGCTTAGCTTTTTTCCAGAGCACGAAGTCGATTGGATCTTGTTTCTTGTCAAATTCAGCTTCACCGATGTGTTCACTGGCACCTTCGACTAATTGGTCGATATTTTGATCAGAGAGCTCACCGTAATGCTTGAATTTTCTAGCTCGATAGAAGACATCCCCACCAGATTCGTAAGCGTAGCCTTTATCAATCAAAACTTTGACGAAGTCGATAATATCTTGAATGTTATCGGTAGCTCTAGGGTTGATGGTAGCTTTTTGGACATTGATAGCTGCAATATCTTCATAGAAGGCTTTGATAAATCGATCAGCAACCTCGGGAACAGTGATGCCTTCACGGTTAGCCTCTTTAATCATCTTGTCATCGACATCAGTGAAGTTAGATACGAATTTTACTTTGTAGCCTAAGAATTCCAAATAACGACGGACAGTGTCAAACGCCACGATTGAACGAGCGTTACCAATATGAATGTAGTTATACACCGTAGGTCCACAGACATACATGTTAACTTGATTAGGTGTTATTGGTTTAAATTCTTCTTTTTCACGGGTCAATGTATTGAAAATTTTCAACATAATCTTCACCTATATAAAAAAGAGCTTGGAGGCAAACTAAGTTTTCCTTCAACCTCTTTTTCTTTTCTTTTAGTTTTTATACACTCTAGTTCATTTCTGACAAAGTCTTGTCGATATTTGCAAGAGCTTGTTCTTTACCAAACAATTCGATAGTTTCAGCAATTGCTGGACCATGCATTGTTCTAGTAGCAGCGATTCTAGCTGGCATGTAAAGTTTTCTACCCTTAACACCAGTATCAGCACGAACTGATTGAATAGCTGCCATGATTTGAGTAGCTGTGAAGCGTGGCAATTTTTCTAACTTGCCTTTCAAGTCTTCAATAGCAGTCTTAGCATCATCGTCAGCTAATTCTTTTTGTTCGTCATCTGTTAAGTGTTCTGGTTGGTTAAAGAAAACATCAGCCAAGTCAACGATCTGTTGAGTGTATGACATTTGTGGCATGTAAAGTTCTGTCAAATGTCTTACCCATTGAATTTCATCAGTGCTTGGGTTTTCTTGGACACGTTTTGCTTCAATCAAGTTAGCAAGTACTAAGTCAGTGATTTCACTAACATCAGCGTGTTTAACATATTGGTTGTTGACCCATTCTAGTTTCTTTTGGTCAAACTTGGCAGGTGATTTACTCAAACGGTGTTCGTCAAAGATCTTGATGAATTGCTTGCGAGTGAATAATTCGTCTTCACCAACTGGTGACCAACCTAGAAGTGTAATGAAGTTGAACATAGCTTCTGGTAGGTAACCTAATTCACGATATTGTTCGATAAATTGTAGGATTGATTCGTCACGTTTACTTAACTTCTTACCAGTTTCAGTATTAATGATCAATGTCATGTGACCGAATTTTGGAGCTTCCCAGCCTAAGGCATCGTAAATCATCAATTGTTTTGGTGTGTTAGCAACGTGGTCATCACCACGAAGAACATGACTGATTTCCATCAAATGGTCATCAATAACAACCGCAAAGTTGTAAGTTGGCATACCATCACGCTTTTGGATAACCCAATCGCCACCGATAGTATCTGAACCGATTGAAACTTGACCCTTTACGATATCGTCCCATTCGTAGTTCTTACCAACTGGTACGTGGAATCTAACAACTGGTTGAACACCAGCATCTTCTGCTTCTTTGATCTTTGCAGCCTTTTCTTCGTCAGACATACCTTCGAATTCGTATTCGTAGTGAGGCATTTGTCCGTGAGCTTCTTGATCTTCACGCATTGCTTGTAGTTGTTCTTCAGTCAGATATGATTTGTAAGCCAAGCCTTTTTCTAGTAATTCATCAATGTATTTTTGATAAATTTCTTTTCTTTCTGATTGACGATATGGACCATAGTCACCACCGACATCTGGACCTTCATCCCAATCAACGCCAAGCCATTTTAGGTTTTCTAGTTGACTCTTTGTTCCACCTTTAACGTTTCTCTTTGTATCAGTATCTTCAATACGGATAACGAAAGTTCCCTTGTGACTACGTGCGAACAAGTAGTTAAAGATAGCTGTTCTAGCATTCCCAATGTGCAAGTGACCTGTTGGACTTGGTGCATATCTTACACGAATTTTATTATCTGACTTTTTTGCCATTTCTGTGTTCTCCCCTTTTATTTCTCGAGTTGTTTTTAGTTGAATTCCGGTTGCCATTGTTACGGTTGCGATTTCCATTGTTGTGATTGCCACTATTATGGTT contains:
- the rplL gene encoding 50S ribosomal protein L7/L12 — protein: MALDTQKIIDDLKDASILELNDLVKAIEEEFDVKAAAPVAAAGAAGGDAAAEKDSFDVELTEAGQEKVKVIKEVRGITGLGLKDSKDLVDGAPKVIKEGVAKADADDMKSKLEAVGATVTLK
- the rplJ gene encoding 50S ribosomal protein L10, with the translated sequence MKQEVLAQKQAEVDEIAKQLTGAKSVIVVDYLGLTVEQATEMRAELREQNATMQVVKNTILRRAAEKAGVEGLEKFFVGPTAIAYSEEDPVGPAKIAAKFAKDVDAVEIKGGIIEGKAASLDEIQELATLPDRDGLLSMLVSVLQAPVRDFAMVVKAIADKEDDGQEA
- the rplA gene encoding 50S ribosomal protein L1 translates to MAKHGKKYTEALKQVDKNKSYTAEEAVELLKKVDYAKFDATVEVAINLDVDPKQADQQIRGAIVLPNGTGKTQKVIVFAEGQQAKDAEAAGADIVGSDDLVEKIQDGWLDFDVAVATPPMMAKVGRLGRVLGPKGLMPNPKTGTVTMDVTKAVNDIKAGQVTYRVDPNGLIHAPIGKMSFDTNKIVENFNSFYGTIAKARPASLKGNYIVSVNMTSTFGPGLKINA
- the rplK gene encoding 50S ribosomal protein L11 — encoded protein: MAKKVANVVKLQIPAGQATPAPPVGPALGQAGINIVAFTKDFNARTQDQKGMIIPVVISVYEDRSFDFVTKTPPAAVLLKKAAGVEKGSGEPNTNKVATVTEDQVREIAETKMKDLNAASVESAMRMVAGTARSMGFEVK
- the nusG gene encoding transcription termination/antitermination protein NusG encodes the protein MAEAGEKQWYVLHTYSGYENKVKENLESRAQSMGMEDYIFQAVVPEEEETKMKNGKEKKEMEKTFPGYVLVQMVMSDESWFIVRNTPGVTGFVGSHGSGSKPAPLLPEEIDSIMKQYGMNANKPSDFEIGETVNITDGAFSDTTGKITEIDDEHRKLKVDVDMFGRMTSAELDFTSVEKQK
- the secE gene encoding preprotein translocase subunit SecE; its protein translation is MKLFKFFGSVNKEMKLVVWPTFKENKRDTWTVIATSLMYAIFFAVVDWGLIKLLQTFIMGK
- the rpmG gene encoding 50S ribosomal protein L33; translated protein: MGLRKVALACTVCGSRNYTISENPNRTERLEVKKFCKHCGKHTLHKETR
- a CDS encoding sigma-70 family RNA polymerase sigma factor, producing the protein MYSSESLWIEQVRTDRDSPALDKLVKKYHPMIDNLAKHYYIVGFDREDWYQEAFITCYETCQIFDGTTGSRFGSFFKMKFERRIIDLIRRENASKRKINGMTEPLEIHPNQQPIDGHRYLIEVKDQVEILTKKMSKLELTAMQFILGKITMDQACKQQSCTPKKIQNAIYRLKHLILQRDDSDLS
- the rlmB gene encoding 23S rRNA (guanosine(2251)-2'-O)-methyltransferase RlmB, whose amino-acid sequence is MTGNSNRNNNSEEKELVYGVHSVIELLKSSTADQRVNKVLVQKGLSSEHIAEAIKLAKRDRLIVQEVPKNKLDDISEGGNHQGMAAYIAPYQYAEMQDIFDNAKKKNEDPFILILDKIEDPHNLGSIMRTADAVGVHGIIVPKHRSTGLTSTVAKTSTGAIEHVPVVRVTNLVNTIKDLKKKNVWVFGTAMEGDNYRNWNAKGAVALIIGNEGKGISPLVLKQADQTLNIPMVGHVQSLNASVATGILLYQAFASRNA
- a CDS encoding Mini-ribonuclease 3 — its product is MTDVKKFNGVTLAYLGDAVYEVFIREHLLSKNIVKVNELQHQAKHYVSAKAQASLITLMLDNDVLTEQEVRIYKNGRNAKKQTKAKNTSVVTYHMSTGFEAVFGYLDITGDKERVKELALWCINEVESGAADDRKFE
- the cysS gene encoding cysteine--tRNA ligase, whose translation is MLKIFNTLTREKEEFKPITPNQVNMYVCGPTVYNYIHIGNARSIVAFDTVRRYLEFLGYKVKFVSNFTDVDDKMIKEANREGITVPEVADRFIKAFYEDIAAINVQKATINPRATDNIQDIIDFVKVLIDKGYAYESGGDVFYRARKFKHYGELSDQNIDQLVEGASEHIGEAEFDKKQDPIDFVLWKKAKPGEIKWDSPWGEGRPGWHIECSVMSTKYLGETFDIHGGGQDLEFPHHENEIAQSEAKTGKKFVNYWMHNGFVTVENNEKMSKSLGNFVTVHDLVKKTNPQVLRFFLSSTHYRRPLEYSEANLQKAADNLDKIKTAYNNLKFRLDDAKDTDDEEIVSQTQSIIEDFKNAMNDDFNVQNGLTEIFNLVSLANNYSSRDTVAKNAVNVILKAMADLTSILGINLDSQQDLSEEIQQMVDQRDQARADKDFATSDKLRDQLKDMGVILEDTPQGTRWHIND
- the gltX gene encoding glutamate--tRNA ligase, which codes for MAKKSDNKIRVRYAPSPTGHLHIGNARTAIFNYLFARSHKGTFVIRIEDTDTKRNVKGGTKSQLENLKWLGVDWDEGPDVGGDYGPYRQSERKEIYQKYIDELLEKGLAYKSYLTEEQLQAMREDQEAHGQMPHYEYEFEGMSDEEKAAKIKEAEDAGVQPVVRFHVPVGKNYEWDDIVKGQVSIGSDTIGGDWVIQKRDGMPTYNFAVVIDDHLMEISHVLRGDDHVANTPKQLMIYDALGWEAPKFGHMTLIINTETGKKLSKRDESILQFIEQYRELGYLPEAMFNFITLLGWSPVGEDELFTRKQFIKIFDEHRLSKSPAKFDQKKLEWVNNQYVKHADVSEITDLVLANLIEAKRVQENPSTDEIQWVRHLTELYMPQMSYTQQIVDLADVFFNQPEHLTDDEQKELADDDAKTAIEDLKGKLEKLPRFTATQIMAAIQSVRADTGVKGRKLYMPARIAATRTMHGPAIAETIELFGKEQALANIDKTLSEMN